A region of Sphingomonas sp. DNA encodes the following proteins:
- a CDS encoding Atxe2 family lasso peptide isopeptidase: MVRRRPGPAVWIGAVLLLAAQTVIAQPREETSVALAELVEVADIESLAASSDGRRVAFQVQRPSIETNGHASLWYVADIRSGRVARVASGEAINHNGALETDAPVWSPDSRFIFHRLLSDGAIGIWRSAADGSESRLVVGGEADVERIGPGRDGSELTYVTGPTRAQILEAETAEYESGILIDETVDPNQDLFRGGFVHGRLASQRLVGRWYQRDGLLWRAPRTRHRLDMRTLEELGAEPLPPPEVETLGAARGNGGPAATSERGDVASVSGADADRLEVRRRSGRTIVCTASQCRSGRIVALVWRPGRDQLLFTRQDRHFRQSLFLFDPASGRVRRVGGGQGQLAGGRQPHLPCAVTRDHAVCVAAGAVSPPRLERFELDGGGRVVLFDPNGALRAGDSPRVEHLEWSLADGRTATGTLLLPPGPAPRRAPLFVTYYYCPGFLRGGTGDEFPLAPMAQAGFVVACLNVVPFRQWGDGVDRYRAALASVEALVDLLGRRGLIDRSHIGMGGFSAGSEATMWVAVNSDLLAAAAIASPQYEPAAWWAGALRGRDNRRVMREFMQVGAPDEDRERWRLISPALNADRIRAPLLMQFPEQEIRSAAELHARLSNTTTPVEMYAFPDEGHVKMQPRHRLAVYRRNLDWFRYWLQDHVDTDPARAAQYRRWDELRRRRVGSTSE; encoded by the coding sequence ATGGTGAGGCGGCGGCCGGGACCGGCCGTATGGATCGGCGCTGTCCTGCTCCTCGCCGCGCAGACCGTCATCGCCCAGCCCCGCGAGGAGACAAGCGTCGCGCTCGCCGAACTGGTCGAGGTCGCCGACATCGAGTCGCTGGCGGCTTCGTCCGACGGCCGGCGGGTCGCCTTCCAGGTCCAGCGGCCATCGATCGAGACGAACGGCCATGCGAGCCTATGGTACGTGGCCGACATCCGCTCCGGCCGCGTCGCCCGGGTCGCGTCGGGCGAGGCGATCAACCATAACGGGGCGCTGGAGACAGACGCGCCGGTCTGGTCGCCGGACTCCCGATTCATCTTCCATCGCTTGCTGTCGGACGGGGCGATCGGGATATGGCGCTCGGCCGCGGACGGGTCGGAGAGCCGGCTCGTGGTCGGCGGCGAAGCAGACGTCGAGCGGATCGGGCCCGGGCGGGACGGCTCCGAGCTTACCTATGTCACCGGGCCGACCCGCGCCCAGATCCTCGAGGCCGAAACCGCCGAATATGAGTCGGGCATCCTGATCGACGAGACCGTCGATCCCAACCAGGATCTGTTCCGCGGCGGCTTCGTGCATGGCCGGCTCGCGAGCCAGCGGCTGGTGGGGCGCTGGTATCAGCGCGACGGCCTGCTGTGGCGGGCGCCGCGCACACGCCACCGGCTCGACATGCGCACGCTCGAGGAGCTCGGTGCCGAGCCGTTGCCGCCGCCCGAGGTCGAGACCCTGGGCGCGGCGCGCGGGAACGGCGGCCCAGCCGCGACCTCGGAGCGCGGCGACGTCGCAAGCGTATCGGGCGCCGATGCCGACCGGCTCGAAGTGCGGCGCCGCTCGGGCAGGACGATCGTCTGCACCGCTTCCCAGTGCCGCTCGGGGCGCATCGTTGCGCTCGTCTGGCGTCCCGGCCGTGACCAACTGCTGTTCACGCGCCAGGACCGCCATTTCCGGCAGTCGCTCTTCCTGTTCGATCCGGCCTCGGGCCGGGTGCGGCGGGTCGGCGGCGGCCAGGGCCAGCTCGCCGGCGGACGTCAGCCTCATCTGCCGTGCGCGGTGACGCGCGACCATGCCGTTTGCGTCGCGGCCGGCGCGGTATCGCCGCCGCGGCTGGAACGGTTCGAGTTGGACGGCGGAGGCCGCGTCGTCCTGTTCGATCCCAATGGGGCGCTGCGGGCCGGGGACTCGCCGCGGGTCGAGCATCTCGAATGGTCCCTCGCCGACGGCCGGACGGCGACGGGAACCCTGCTGCTCCCGCCGGGACCGGCGCCGAGGCGCGCGCCCCTGTTCGTCACTTATTATTACTGCCCCGGCTTTCTGCGCGGCGGCACCGGCGACGAATTCCCGCTTGCGCCGATGGCGCAGGCGGGCTTCGTCGTCGCCTGCCTCAATGTCGTGCCGTTCCGACAATGGGGCGACGGGGTCGACCGCTACCGCGCCGCGCTCGCCAGCGTGGAGGCGCTGGTCGACCTGCTCGGTCGCCGGGGGCTGATCGACCGGTCGCACATCGGCATGGGCGGGTTCAGCGCGGGCAGCGAGGCGACGATGTGGGTCGCGGTCAATTCCGACCTGCTTGCCGCGGCAGCGATTGCCTCGCCCCAATATGAGCCCGCGGCGTGGTGGGCGGGCGCGCTCCGGGGCCGCGACAATCGGCGCGTGATGCGCGAGTTCATGCAGGTCGGCGCGCCGGACGAAGACCGGGAGCGCTGGCGGCTGATCTCGCCCGCGCTCAACGCCGACCGAATCCGCGCGCCTCTCCTCATGCAGTTTCCCGAGCAGGAAATAAGAAGCGCCGCCGAGCTCCATGCGCGCTTGAGCAACACGACGACGCCGGTCGAGATGTACGCCTTCCCCGACGAGGGCCATGTCAAGATGCAGCCCCGCCACCGGCTCGCGGTCTACCGTCGCAATCTCGATTGGTTCCGCTATTGGCTGCAGGATCATGTCGATACCGACCCGGCCAGGGCGGCCCAATATCGGCGCTGGGACGAGCTGCGCCGCCGCCGGGTCGGCTCAACTAGCGAATGA
- a CDS encoding AlpA family phage regulatory protein, translating to MPSQAPERILRLAVVLERTGLSRSTLYRKVNSGTFPRQLKISLRCAGWRESEVEEWLRRPA from the coding sequence ATGCCGTCTCAAGCCCCCGAACGGATCCTTCGCCTCGCGGTGGTTCTCGAACGAACGGGACTCAGCCGTTCCACGCTCTACCGAAAGGTCAACTCCGGCACTTTTCCGAGACAGCTCAAGATTTCGCTCCGCTGCGCCGGATGGCGCGAAAGCGAGGTAGAAGAATGGCTGCGCCGGCCCGCGTGA
- a CDS encoding TonB-dependent receptor — protein MFGHRYDRAAHWLGATAITTMLCALPAQAQPAQEADYALPAQELARSLREVSVRSGTSVIAPSRLVAGRRAPPLRGRYGARQAVELLLQGSGLRVAFVGDALVISAPVAENGGTPGPPADSAQSQAIVVTGTNLRGAQPTSPVIVITRREIDRTGATSIDQLMRTVPQNTQSGVNKENSNIFRPDQDVTDHGAGLNLRGLGQRATLVLVNGRRLAPSSFGNFVDVSLIPISAVERVEILTDGASAIYGSDAVGGVVNFILRDDFDGLESAVQAGTTTRGGSEQLQLAQALGREWGGGNAMLSYEYRLENEVLAGERDFTIGLRPGTFLLPRERRHSVLGALEQELAPGFRATLSGSYAHRDTERTLFQSISPLPVGVDAQAESFGLSGELSYALGGWLFRLDGNYAVSDTSQRQTQPGGIELVNARDVRNAILETGLRADGSLFDLPAGPVRLALGAQARWEEYRDAFRSSSIAEVVRAGRRDVQSAFAELLVPLFSRLNRRPGLERLQLSLAGRYDRYSRTGSNFDPKLGLLWSPLPGLDLRGSYSSSFRAPLLSEVTGAYTAFYLPAFFLYADPTKAPPGSIALFLQGSNPAVRPETSRNWSVGGDWSPAFVPGLSLRFNYYSIRFSDRIALPITRVTVIGNPAFDSIVDLSPDVAELTALVAGAQTVLDATGPGFSNGGATPSDVDVVLDGRVNNTALTRTRGFDLGLHYAFAAGGSEFWIDANVNHIIAFDDQLTPGSPVIRSVDRPYRPLDWRARGGIGWSRERWAASLFVNHTDSYLDDRAVVPRPVAAHTTFDLSLSWTVPREDDSWLRGTRVALFVENLLDNDPPRLVPDPGSTTGLGYDPVNASARGRFLSLQVRRTW, from the coding sequence ATGTTCGGCCATCGATACGATCGGGCGGCCCACTGGCTGGGCGCGACCGCCATCACCACCATGTTGTGCGCGCTTCCCGCGCAGGCGCAGCCCGCGCAGGAAGCCGATTATGCGCTTCCCGCGCAGGAGCTTGCGCGCTCGCTGCGCGAGGTCTCGGTCCGCTCGGGCACGAGCGTGATCGCCCCGAGCCGGCTCGTCGCCGGGCGGCGCGCGCCGCCGCTTCGCGGGCGGTACGGCGCGCGTCAGGCGGTCGAGCTGCTGCTCCAGGGCAGCGGCCTTCGGGTGGCGTTCGTCGGCGATGCGCTCGTCATATCGGCGCCGGTCGCGGAGAACGGCGGAACCCCGGGTCCGCCGGCGGATTCCGCGCAGTCCCAGGCGATCGTGGTGACCGGCACCAATCTGAGGGGGGCCCAGCCGACCTCGCCCGTCATCGTCATCACGCGCCGGGAGATCGACCGGACGGGCGCGACCTCGATCGACCAGCTGATGCGCACCGTCCCGCAGAACACGCAAAGCGGGGTCAACAAGGAGAATTCGAACATCTTCCGTCCCGACCAGGACGTCACCGATCATGGCGCGGGCCTCAACCTGCGCGGGCTCGGCCAGCGCGCCACGCTCGTGCTGGTCAACGGGCGCAGGCTCGCGCCGAGCAGCTTCGGCAATTTCGTCGACGTCTCGCTCATTCCGATCAGCGCGGTCGAGCGCGTCGAGATCCTCACCGACGGCGCGTCGGCGATCTACGGCTCGGACGCGGTGGGCGGCGTGGTCAACTTCATCCTCCGCGACGATTTCGACGGGCTGGAGAGCGCGGTCCAGGCGGGGACGACGACGCGCGGCGGGAGCGAGCAGCTTCAGCTCGCGCAGGCGCTTGGACGCGAGTGGGGCGGCGGCAATGCCATGCTCTCCTATGAGTACCGCCTCGAGAACGAGGTGCTCGCCGGCGAACGCGACTTCACGATAGGCCTGCGGCCGGGAACCTTCCTGCTCCCGCGCGAGCGCCGACACAGCGTGCTCGGCGCGCTGGAGCAGGAGCTCGCGCCGGGATTTCGCGCAACGCTGAGCGGCAGCTATGCGCATCGCGATACCGAACGCACGCTCTTCCAATCGATCTCGCCGCTCCCGGTCGGCGTCGACGCGCAGGCGGAATCGTTCGGCCTGTCTGGCGAGCTGAGCTACGCGCTCGGCGGCTGGCTGTTCCGGCTCGACGGCAATTACGCCGTCTCGGACACCTCGCAGCGCCAGACGCAGCCGGGCGGCATCGAGCTCGTCAACGCGCGCGACGTGCGCAACGCCATCCTCGAAACCGGCCTCCGGGCCGACGGGAGCCTGTTCGACCTTCCGGCCGGCCCGGTGCGGCTCGCGCTCGGCGCGCAGGCCCGGTGGGAGGAATATCGCGACGCCTTCCGCTCCTCCTCGATCGCCGAGGTCGTCCGCGCCGGCCGGCGCGACGTGCAGTCGGCCTTCGCTGAGCTGCTGGTCCCTCTCTTCTCGCGGCTCAATCGCCGGCCGGGCCTCGAACGGCTGCAGCTCTCGCTCGCCGGACGCTACGACCGCTACAGCCGGACCGGCTCCAACTTCGACCCCAAGCTCGGCCTGCTCTGGTCGCCGCTGCCCGGCCTCGACCTGCGCGGCTCATACAGCAGCTCGTTCCGCGCGCCGCTGCTCTCGGAGGTGACCGGCGCCTATACGGCCTTCTACCTGCCGGCCTTCTTCCTTTATGCCGATCCCACCAAGGCCCCGCCCGGCAGCATCGCTTTGTTCCTGCAGGGCAGCAACCCGGCGGTGCGGCCGGAGACGTCGCGCAACTGGTCGGTCGGCGGCGACTGGTCGCCGGCCTTCGTTCCGGGCTTGTCGTTACGCTTCAACTATTATTCGATCCGTTTCTCCGACCGGATCGCGCTGCCGATCACGCGAGTCACGGTGATCGGCAATCCTGCCTTCGATTCGATCGTCGACCTGTCGCCCGATGTCGCCGAGCTCACCGCGCTCGTCGCCGGGGCGCAGACGGTGCTCGATGCCACCGGGCCCGGCTTCTCGAACGGCGGCGCGACGCCGTCCGACGTGGACGTCGTCCTCGACGGGCGCGTCAACAACACGGCGCTGACACGGACGCGGGGATTCGATCTCGGGCTTCATTATGCCTTCGCGGCGGGCGGAAGCGAGTTCTGGATCGACGCCAACGTCAATCACATCATCGCGTTCGACGACCAGTTGACGCCCGGCAGTCCGGTGATCCGGTCGGTCGACCGGCCCTACCGGCCGCTCGACTGGCGCGCGCGCGGCGGGATCGGCTGGAGCCGGGAACGGTGGGCGGCAAGCCTGTTCGTCAACCATACCGATTCCTATCTCGATGACCGGGCGGTCGTCCCGCGGCCGGTGGCGGCGCATACGACGTTCGACCTCAGCCTCTCCTGGACCGTTCCGCGCGAGGACGATTCCTGGCTGCGGGGAACGCGGGTGGCGCTGTTCGTCGAGAATCTGCTCGACAACGATCCGCCCCGGCTGGTGCCCGATCCGGGAAGCACGACCGGCCTCGGCTACGACCCGGTGAACGCGTCGGCGCGGGGCCGCTTCCTTTCGCTGCAGGTCCGCAGGACATGGTGA
- a CDS encoding ABC transporter ATP-binding protein encodes MANEPIISLRGVTKTYGSGATAFQALKGVDLDVVAGDFVAVMGPSGSGKSTAMNILGCLDVPTSGSFRFKGVPVDSLDRDQRALLRRRYLGFVFQGFNLLARTSALENVELPLLYRGEDKAARRAGALAALEKVGLKDWWDHTPAELSGGQQQRVAIARAIVTNPDVLLADEPTGNLDSKTSVEIMELLTGLNRDSGITVLMVTHEPDMAKYARSIVHFRDGLVERIDSNGKVDA; translated from the coding sequence ATGGCGAATGAGCCGATCATCTCGCTGCGCGGCGTCACCAAGACCTATGGCTCCGGCGCGACCGCCTTTCAGGCGCTGAAGGGCGTCGATCTCGACGTCGTGGCCGGCGATTTCGTCGCGGTGATGGGCCCATCGGGCTCGGGAAAGTCGACGGCGATGAACATCCTGGGCTGCCTCGACGTGCCCACCAGCGGCTCCTTCCGGTTCAAGGGCGTGCCGGTCGACAGCCTCGACCGCGACCAGCGCGCTTTGCTGCGGCGGCGCTATCTCGGCTTCGTCTTCCAGGGCTTCAACCTGCTCGCCCGTACCAGCGCGCTGGAGAATGTCGAATTGCCCCTGCTCTATCGCGGCGAGGACAAGGCGGCGCGGCGCGCGGGGGCGCTGGCGGCGCTGGAGAAAGTCGGCCTCAAGGATTGGTGGGATCATACCCCCGCCGAGCTGTCCGGCGGCCAGCAGCAGCGCGTCGCCATCGCCCGCGCGATCGTCACCAATCCCGACGTGCTGCTCGCCGACGAGCCGACCGGCAATCTCGATTCGAAGACCTCGGTCGAGATCATGGAGCTGCTGACCGGCCTCAACCGCGACAGCGGCATCACCGTGCTGATGGTGACGCACGAGCCCGACATGGCGAAATATGCCCGCAGCATCGTCCATTTCCGCGACGGGCTGGTGGAGCGGATCGACAGCAACGGGAAGGTGGACGCCTAG
- a CDS encoding FecR domain-containing protein gives MRWFRTRGRIRREAADWLARLGGGADAREHSAFRQWYEADPRHAEAYERMAAIWSAAGRLRAAETAGPEEKARSGSVGRAPGSAIAASLVAGIALVALLMLGPRWLPDSGGQPQVFATAVGDIREIDLPDGSRLVLDSASRVEARFSASQRLLLLHAGRARFIVAHEERPFVVRAAGSEVVATGTMFDVSLIQDRLAVVLLEGSVEVRRRDAGTAAVHRLSAGQKLVIAERAPPVNVPAGRGEALWPTRMLEFDDTPLREAVALVNRYSRTQLRLGDERIGNLRVSGAYRAGDVAGFARSLAAAFELRVEPRPDGHLVLVDPAAPE, from the coding sequence ATGCGCTGGTTTCGGACGCGCGGGCGCATCCGACGCGAGGCGGCGGACTGGCTCGCGCGTCTCGGCGGCGGCGCCGACGCCCGCGAGCACTCGGCCTTCAGGCAGTGGTACGAAGCCGACCCCAGGCATGCCGAGGCCTATGAACGGATGGCGGCGATCTGGTCCGCCGCGGGCCGGCTGCGCGCCGCCGAGACCGCTGGTCCGGAAGAGAAGGCGAGGTCGGGATCGGTCGGCCGCGCGCCCGGCTCCGCGATCGCAGCCTCACTCGTCGCCGGGATCGCGCTGGTCGCGCTGCTCATGCTGGGCCCGCGCTGGCTTCCCGATTCCGGCGGGCAGCCGCAAGTCTTCGCGACGGCGGTCGGGGACATCAGGGAGATCGACCTGCCGGACGGCTCGCGGCTCGTGCTCGACTCGGCCAGCCGCGTCGAGGCGCGCTTCTCGGCATCGCAGCGGCTGCTTCTTCTGCATGCGGGGCGCGCCCGCTTCATCGTCGCCCATGAGGAACGGCCCTTCGTCGTGCGCGCCGCCGGAAGCGAGGTCGTCGCGACCGGGACGATGTTCGACGTGAGTTTGATCCAGGATCGTCTCGCCGTTGTCCTGCTCGAAGGCTCGGTCGAAGTCCGGCGGCGCGACGCGGGCACGGCCGCCGTGCACAGGCTGTCGGCCGGACAGAAGCTTGTCATCGCCGAGCGCGCGCCACCGGTGAATGTGCCCGCCGGCCGCGGCGAGGCGCTCTGGCCGACCCGCATGCTCGAGTTCGACGATACGCCGCTGCGCGAGGCGGTGGCGCTCGTCAATCGCTACAGCCGGACCCAACTTCGCCTCGGCGACGAACGCATCGGCAATCTGCGGGTCAGCGGCGCCTATCGCGCCGGCGACGTCGCGGGGTTCGCGCGCAGCCTCGCGGCCGCCTTCGAGCTGCGGGTCGAGCCCCGTCCGGACGGCCATCTTGTGCTCGTGGATCCCGCCGCTCCGGAATAG
- a CDS encoding RNA polymerase sigma factor, whose protein sequence is MFSTPGFVPAASREEAGYGKPLPCGAWIESAPHSAARKVRMRGPGTSARAQAESDGPGAHRNPDADELLADLYRSESPRLVRIISRQTRSRDDAHDLVQDAFFRLARLGREGALLERPQAYLRRIASNLLKDRAKTAARQSAALHVVADEEKLPATDPHGLLESRDMLRRLEIAITRLRPRTREIFMAHRVEGLTYAEIAQRTGLSIKGVEKQMSKALVQLDRLLRKA, encoded by the coding sequence ATGTTCTCAACACCCGGCTTTGTGCCGGCCGCCTCGCGGGAGGAGGCCGGATATGGGAAGCCGTTGCCCTGCGGCGCGTGGATCGAATCGGCGCCGCATTCGGCTGCGCGGAAGGTCCGGATGAGGGGTCCGGGCACCTCCGCGCGCGCGCAGGCCGAGTCCGACGGACCGGGAGCACACCGGAATCCTGATGCCGATGAGCTTCTAGCCGATCTCTATCGCAGCGAATCCCCGCGACTCGTGAGGATCATCTCGCGCCAGACGCGCAGCAGGGACGACGCGCACGACCTCGTGCAGGACGCCTTCTTCCGGCTCGCGCGCCTGGGTCGCGAAGGCGCGCTGCTGGAGCGGCCGCAGGCCTATCTTCGCCGCATCGCCTCCAATCTCCTGAAGGACCGTGCCAAGACCGCCGCAAGGCAATCGGCCGCCCTTCACGTTGTCGCCGACGAGGAGAAGCTTCCGGCGACCGATCCGCACGGACTTCTCGAATCCCGGGACATGCTAAGGCGCCTGGAGATTGCTATCACGCGTCTGCGTCCGAGGACGCGGGAGATATTCATGGCGCATCGCGTCGAAGGGCTTACGTACGCGGAAATAGCGCAACGTACCGGACTGTCGATCAAGGGCGTGGAGAAACAGATGAGCAAGGCGCTCGTCCAGCTCGATCGCCTGCTGAGAAAGGCCTAG
- a CDS encoding tyrosine-type recombinase/integrase, giving the protein MLTDSRVAAFKPPARGQKEYPDQKVTGLRLRVGAGGTKAWIFRARTGERTINRKLGTYPGMNLSEARTAALKVISAISRGGSAEAVERTFGAVAYHWIEKVAQRKNDSWEYQRRRLELHVLPAWRDRKIVDIRRADVRTLLDGLEGVVLPNRVLALVKTIFRYALSQDWIDFSPAEGIPKPQIERERDRVLTMKDVAQIWKAAELLGYPFGPYVRLLALTAQRRTEVASMRWDDLDLDAGMWTIPAASTKGERRHFVPLAAAAVEILERLPRLGVYVFATDGRTHMTNYAKLKTRLDAFVAASGGGVAAWRLHDLRRSAATHMVRLGVREEVVGRVLNHAVKGVTARVYALHSYGPEKRQALDTWAEEVERTTCVT; this is encoded by the coding sequence ATGTTGACAGATTCCAGAGTGGCGGCCTTCAAGCCGCCGGCCCGGGGACAGAAGGAATATCCCGACCAGAAAGTGACCGGCCTGCGTCTTCGTGTCGGTGCGGGCGGCACCAAAGCCTGGATATTCCGCGCCCGCACAGGCGAGCGAACCATCAACAGGAAGCTCGGCACCTATCCCGGCATGAACCTCTCAGAAGCGCGAACTGCCGCATTGAAGGTCATCTCTGCAATTTCGCGTGGCGGGAGCGCCGAAGCGGTCGAACGGACATTCGGAGCGGTGGCCTACCACTGGATCGAAAAGGTCGCGCAGCGCAAGAATGACAGCTGGGAATATCAGCGGCGGCGCCTCGAGCTCCATGTCTTGCCCGCGTGGCGCGATCGCAAGATCGTCGACATCCGCCGTGCGGATGTACGCACCCTGCTCGATGGGCTCGAAGGCGTCGTCCTTCCCAACCGAGTGCTGGCACTGGTCAAGACGATCTTCCGATACGCCCTGAGCCAGGATTGGATCGACTTCTCGCCGGCCGAAGGCATCCCAAAGCCGCAGATCGAGAGGGAGCGTGATCGAGTGCTCACGATGAAGGATGTGGCGCAGATCTGGAAGGCGGCGGAACTCCTTGGCTACCCCTTCGGACCCTACGTCCGACTCCTGGCCCTGACGGCTCAGCGCCGGACCGAGGTCGCCAGCATGCGATGGGACGATCTCGATTTGGATGCGGGCATGTGGACTATTCCCGCCGCCAGCACGAAGGGCGAGCGTCGGCACTTTGTGCCCCTTGCCGCCGCCGCCGTGGAGATCTTGGAGCGGCTCCCGCGGCTGGGAGTGTATGTGTTCGCGACTGATGGCCGGACCCACATGACAAACTACGCCAAGCTGAAGACGCGACTAGATGCATTTGTCGCGGCGAGCGGCGGTGGCGTGGCTGCCTGGCGACTGCATGACCTGCGGCGCAGCGCTGCCACGCACATGGTGCGACTAGGGGTCCGCGAGGAAGTGGTCGGTCGTGTGCTCAACCACGCAGTGAAGGGTGTGACCGCGCGAGTGTATGCGCTTCATTCCTATGGACCGGAGAAGCGTCAGGCGCTTGACACCTGGGCAGAGGAAGTCGAGCGCACCACTTGTGTGACCTAG
- a CDS encoding ABC transporter permease — MFFTTIILAVREIRRHLLRSFLTTLGIVIGVAAVVTMVTLGQGATAAVAEQISSLGANILQIRPGQGFGRGGGGPQPPDFQMADVEAIQDQVAGVRAVAPQAQSSGLAVRNAANWSTTVNGTTAQFFTAQQWALSAGRIWNEAEEESGKAVCIIGSTVQRNLFRSDDPVGERFRIRDLSCEVIGTLAARGQGGFQDQDDVVIMPIKAVQRRFSGNRDIRFIMVAVDDAYDTASVQSSIESLLRERRNIRPGQQDNFNIFDTRQISETLQGTTRILTMVMGAVAAVSLIVGGIGIMNIMLVSVTERTREIGIRLAIGAVAGEVLMQFLVEAVVLACLGGLIGLLLALIATFAIAPLIQVPFLFDPQINLIAFSVSALIGIVFGYFPARRAASLNPIDALRHE, encoded by the coding sequence ATGTTCTTCACCACCATCATCCTCGCGGTGCGCGAAATCCGGCGGCACCTGCTGCGCTCCTTCCTGACCACGCTCGGCATCGTCATCGGCGTGGCGGCGGTGGTGACGATGGTGACGCTGGGGCAGGGCGCGACGGCCGCCGTCGCCGAGCAGATTTCCAGCCTGGGCGCGAACATCCTGCAGATCCGCCCCGGCCAGGGCTTCGGGCGCGGCGGCGGCGGGCCGCAGCCGCCCGATTTTCAGATGGCGGACGTGGAGGCGATCCAGGACCAGGTCGCCGGCGTGCGCGCCGTGGCGCCGCAGGCCCAGTCTTCCGGCCTCGCCGTGCGCAACGCCGCCAACTGGTCGACCACGGTCAACGGCACGACCGCGCAATTCTTCACCGCCCAGCAATGGGCGCTGTCCGCCGGCCGCATCTGGAACGAGGCGGAGGAGGAATCGGGCAAGGCGGTGTGCATCATCGGCAGCACCGTGCAGCGCAACCTGTTCCGGAGCGACGATCCGGTCGGCGAACGCTTCCGCATCCGCGATCTCTCCTGCGAGGTGATCGGCACGCTCGCCGCGCGCGGGCAGGGCGGCTTCCAGGACCAGGACGATGTCGTGATCATGCCGATCAAGGCGGTGCAGCGCCGCTTCTCCGGCAATCGCGACATCCGCTTCATCATGGTCGCGGTGGACGATGCCTACGACACCGCCTCGGTACAGTCCTCGATCGAAAGCCTGCTGCGCGAACGGCGCAACATCCGCCCGGGGCAACAGGACAATTTCAACATTTTCGACACCCGCCAGATCAGCGAGACGCTGCAGGGCACGACGCGCATCCTCACCATGGTGATGGGCGCGGTCGCCGCCGTCAGCCTGATCGTCGGCGGCATCGGCATCATGAACATCATGCTGGTTTCCGTCACCGAGCGGACGCGCGAGATCGGCATCCGCCTCGCCATTGGCGCGGTGGCGGGGGAGGTGCTGATGCAGTTCCTGGTCGAAGCGGTGGTGCTGGCATGTCTGGGCGGTTTGATCGGGCTGCTATTGGCGCTGATCGCCACCTTCGCCATTGCGCCATTGATCCAGGTGCCGTTCCTGTTCGATCCGCAGATCAACCTGATCGCGTTCAGCGTCTCGGCGCTGATCGGCATCGTCTTCGGCTATTTCCCCGCCCGCCGCGCCGCGAGCCTCAACCCGATCGACGCGCTGCGCCACGAATAG